From one Pseudomonas sp. B21-048 genomic stretch:
- a CDS encoding NAD(P)/FAD-dependent oxidoreductase: MLRITELKLPIDHPEEDLRPAIVQRLGIASDDLLDFTLFKRSYDARKKSSELCFIYTIDLNVRDEASVLHTFADDRNVNVAPDVSYKVVGQAPADLEQRPVVVGFGPCGIFAGLLLAQMGFKPIILERGTEVRQRTKDTWGLWRKSVLNPESNVQFGEGGAGTFSDGKLYSQIKDPKFIGRKVLHEFVKAGAPEEILYVSKPHIGTFRLTGVVENMREQIRAMGGEVRFQQRVTDVLIEDGQLVGVELNGGEQIHSKHVILALGHSARDTFRMLHGRGVYMEAKPFSVGFRIEHPQSLIDRARLGKYAGHPKLGAADYKLVHHAKNGRSVYSFCMCPGGTVVAATSEPNRVVTNGMSQYSRNERNANSGIVVGITPEVDYPGGPLAGIELQERLESHAFVLGGSNYEAPAQLVGDFIAGKPSTELGSVEPSYKPGVALGDLALALPAFAIEAIREALPAFEKQIRGYSLHDAVLTGIETRTSSPLRITRNESMQSLNVKGLFPAGEGAGYAGGILSAGVDGIRIAEAVARDILGLEA; encoded by the coding sequence ATGTTACGAATCACTGAACTCAAGCTGCCGATCGACCATCCCGAAGAAGACCTGCGCCCTGCCATCGTGCAGCGCCTGGGCATCGCCAGTGATGACCTGCTCGATTTCACCTTGTTCAAGCGCAGCTACGATGCGCGCAAAAAGTCCTCCGAACTGTGCTTCATCTACACCATCGACCTCAATGTTCGCGATGAGGCGTCGGTGCTGCACACATTCGCCGATGACCGTAACGTCAACGTGGCGCCGGATGTCAGCTACAAAGTGGTCGGCCAGGCGCCAGCCGATCTTGAGCAACGTCCTGTCGTGGTGGGTTTCGGCCCGTGCGGAATCTTCGCCGGGCTGCTGCTGGCGCAAATGGGCTTCAAGCCGATCATTCTCGAACGTGGCACTGAAGTGCGTCAGCGCACCAAAGACACTTGGGGCCTGTGGCGCAAAAGCGTGCTCAACCCCGAGTCCAACGTGCAATTCGGTGAAGGCGGCGCGGGTACGTTCTCCGACGGCAAGCTCTACAGCCAGATCAAGGACCCGAAATTCATCGGTCGCAAAGTCTTGCACGAGTTCGTCAAGGCCGGCGCGCCGGAAGAAATCCTCTACGTCAGCAAACCGCACATCGGTACGTTCCGTCTGACCGGTGTAGTGGAAAACATGCGTGAGCAGATTCGCGCCATGGGCGGCGAAGTGCGCTTCCAGCAGCGCGTCACCGATGTGTTGATCGAGGACGGCCAATTGGTCGGCGTCGAGCTCAATGGCGGTGAGCAGATTCATTCGAAACACGTGATTCTGGCTCTCGGCCACAGTGCCCGAGACACCTTCCGCATGCTTCACGGCCGTGGCGTATACATGGAAGCCAAGCCGTTCTCGGTGGGTTTCCGTATCGAGCACCCACAATCGCTGATCGACCGCGCGCGCCTGGGCAAATACGCCGGGCACCCGAAACTCGGTGCCGCCGACTACAAACTGGTGCACCACGCCAAGAACGGTCGTTCGGTCTACAGCTTCTGCATGTGCCCGGGCGGCACCGTGGTGGCGGCGACTTCCGAGCCGAACCGCGTGGTCACCAACGGCATGAGCCAGTACTCGCGTAACGAACGCAACGCCAACTCCGGGATCGTCGTCGGGATTACTCCGGAAGTCGATTACCCGGGCGGCCCGCTGGCCGGCATCGAGTTGCAGGAACGCCTGGAATCCCACGCCTTTGTGCTGGGCGGCAGCAATTACGAAGCGCCAGCACAATTGGTTGGCGACTTCATCGCAGGCAAGCCATCCACTGAATTGGGCAGTGTTGAGCCGTCCTACAAGCCGGGCGTTGCCTTGGGCGATTTGGCCCTGGCTTTGCCGGCGTTCGCCATCGAAGCGATTCGCGAAGCCTTGCCGGCGTTCGAGAAGCAGATTCGTGGCTACTCGTTGCATGACGCGGTGTTGACCGGGATCGAGACGCGCACGTCATCGCCACTGCGGATTACCCGTAACGAGTCGATGCAGAGCCTGAACGTGAAGGGCTTGTTCCCCGCCGGTGAAGGCGCGGGTTATGCGGGCGGGATTCTGTCGGCGGGCGTTGACGGGATTCGGATTGCTGAAGCGGTGGCCCGAGACATTCTTGGCCTCGAGGCCTGA
- the nhaA gene encoding Na+/H+ antiporter NhaA → MPLRSTFTRFFQLEAASGLLLIAAAALALIINNSSLSWLYSGLLDTPVVAQIGALKIAKPLLLWINDGLMALFFLLIGLEVKREVLDGQLSKPSQIVLPGAAAIGGMVVPALIYWFLNRDNPPALSGWAIPTATDIAFALGVLALLGKRVPVSLKLFLMTLAIIDDLGAIIIIIAIFYSGALSTLSLALAAACIAALIGMNRLGVVKLGPYMIIGLILWVCVLKSGVHATLAGVTLAFCIPLRTKNAEPSPLLTLEHALHPWVAYGILPLFAFANAGLSLSGVTVESFTHDVPMGIAVGLLLGKTVGVFGLTWLAVKIGIAALPQGANWGQVLGVAILCGIGFTMSLFVGSLAFVPGSSEYAGMDRMGILTGSILAALIGYAVTAAASRKSSAPVFLSEKEHS, encoded by the coding sequence TTGCCTCTGCGTAGCACGTTCACGCGTTTCTTTCAGTTGGAAGCTGCCAGCGGTCTGTTATTGATCGCCGCGGCTGCCCTCGCCCTGATCATCAACAACTCATCGCTGTCGTGGCTCTATAGCGGGCTGCTGGACACCCCGGTGGTGGCTCAGATCGGCGCGCTGAAAATCGCCAAGCCGCTGCTGCTGTGGATCAACGATGGCCTGATGGCCCTGTTCTTCCTGCTGATCGGGCTGGAAGTGAAGCGCGAAGTCCTCGACGGCCAACTGTCGAAACCGTCGCAGATCGTCCTGCCCGGCGCGGCGGCGATTGGCGGCATGGTGGTGCCGGCGCTGATCTACTGGTTCCTCAATCGAGATAACCCGCCAGCCTTGAGTGGCTGGGCCATCCCGACCGCCACCGACATCGCCTTCGCCCTCGGCGTACTGGCCCTGTTGGGTAAACGCGTGCCGGTGTCGCTGAAACTGTTCCTCATGACTCTCGCGATCATCGACGACCTGGGCGCGATCATCATCATCATCGCGATCTTCTATTCCGGCGCACTGTCGACCTTGTCCCTGGCGTTGGCTGCGGCCTGCATCGCGGCCTTGATCGGGATGAATCGACTCGGCGTGGTGAAGCTCGGGCCATACATGATCATCGGGCTGATCCTCTGGGTCTGCGTACTCAAGAGCGGTGTGCACGCCACGCTGGCCGGCGTGACGCTGGCCTTCTGCATTCCACTGCGCACGAAAAACGCTGAGCCTTCGCCGCTGCTGACCCTGGAACATGCCCTGCACCCGTGGGTGGCCTACGGCATCCTGCCGCTGTTTGCCTTCGCCAACGCCGGCCTGTCACTGAGTGGCGTGACCGTCGAAAGCTTCACCCACGACGTGCCGATGGGCATCGCCGTCGGCCTGCTACTGGGCAAGACCGTCGGTGTCTTCGGCCTGACCTGGCTGGCGGTAAAAATCGGCATCGCTGCCCTGCCCCAAGGCGCCAACTGGGGTCAGGTGCTGGGCGTGGCGATCCTCTGCGGCATCGGTTTCACCATGAGCCTGTTCGTCGGCTCCCTGGCCTTCGTGCCCGGCAGCAGTGAATACGCCGGGATGGATCGAATGGGGATTCTGACCGGCTCGATACTGGCGGCATTGATCGGTTATGCGGTGACGGCGGCGGCGAGTCGCAAGAGCTCTGCACCTGTTTTCCTGAGCGAAAAAGAACACTCTTAA
- a CDS encoding RES family NAD+ phosphorylase produces the protein MVMVSQLAALPGEQLQAYRLVNSKFPPIALFDDVADADEFDVLYQIQALTNPRLQNELGRLELILRAQIPFGIPGCSYATAPFTHINPAGSRFSDGSFGVLYLAASMETALAEVQHHQNQYWSKVQGLNYERFVFRGLSCTFVDEAMRDAVSIPMNDPIYDPVDYTHSHRLGKAIKEAGWRGLRYNSVRMPGNYCWALMTPKPVCSVIQAAHYEMIWNGQITSVNKVSVA, from the coding sequence ATGGTGATGGTGAGCCAGTTGGCGGCATTGCCCGGTGAGCAATTGCAGGCCTATCGATTGGTCAATTCAAAGTTCCCCCCCATTGCGTTGTTTGACGACGTGGCGGACGCGGACGAATTTGATGTGTTGTATCAGATACAAGCCCTCACCAATCCGAGACTGCAAAATGAGCTAGGTCGGCTTGAGCTGATACTGCGTGCGCAGATTCCCTTTGGCATCCCTGGATGCTCTTACGCAACAGCGCCTTTCACCCACATCAACCCAGCGGGTTCGCGTTTCAGCGATGGCAGTTTCGGCGTGTTGTATTTGGCGGCCTCGATGGAAACCGCGCTGGCTGAAGTGCAGCATCACCAGAATCAGTATTGGTCGAAAGTTCAGGGCCTCAATTACGAGAGGTTCGTTTTCCGGGGTTTATCCTGCACGTTCGTTGACGAAGCCATGAGGGATGCCGTCTCCATTCCGATGAACGATCCGATCTACGATCCCGTCGATTACACGCACTCCCATCGCTTGGGAAAGGCAATCAAGGAGGCTGGATGGCGGGGTCTGCGGTACAACTCCGTGCGTATGCCTGGCAACTACTGCTGGGCGCTGATGACTCCGAAACCCGTCTGCTCAGTCATTCAAGCAGCCCACTACGAGATGATCTGGAATGGCCAGATCACCAGCGTCAATAAAGTCAGCGTAGCCTGA
- a CDS encoding short chain dehydrogenase translates to MKILLIGASGTVGSAIDHELSQRHEIIRIGRKSGEFQVDISDSASIRKLFQQTGNFDALICAAGSVNFVPLATMTEQDFELGLRDKLMGQVNLLLIGREFANDGASFTFTTGILSHDPIRTGSSASLVNGALDSFVRAAAIELPRGLRINSVSPNVLVEAMGSYAPYFRGFKPVPAAEVALAYAKSVEGLQTGQTYRVGETKRDP, encoded by the coding sequence ATGAAAATTCTTTTGATTGGCGCCTCTGGCACCGTCGGTTCGGCCATTGATCATGAACTGTCCCAACGCCACGAAATCATCCGTATCGGCCGTAAAAGCGGTGAGTTTCAGGTCGACATCAGTGACAGCGCCTCGATCCGCAAATTGTTCCAACAAACCGGCAACTTCGATGCGCTGATCTGCGCCGCCGGCAGCGTCAACTTCGTGCCGCTGGCCACCATGACCGAACAAGACTTCGAGCTCGGCTTGCGGGACAAGCTGATGGGCCAGGTCAACCTGCTGCTGATCGGCCGGGAATTCGCCAATGACGGTGCATCATTCACCTTCACCACCGGCATCCTCAGCCACGATCCGATTCGTACCGGCAGCTCGGCCTCGCTGGTCAATGGCGCTCTGGACAGCTTCGTCCGTGCAGCGGCGATCGAACTGCCGCGCGGTTTGCGCATCAACTCGGTCAGCCCGAACGTGCTGGTCGAAGCCATGGGCAGCTACGCCCCGTACTTCCGCGGTTTCAAACCGGTTCCCGCCGCCGAAGTAGCGCTGGCCTACGCCAAAAGCGTGGAAGGCTTACAGACCGGCCAGACTTACCGCGTCGGCGAAACCAAACGCGACCCGTAG
- a CDS encoding COG3650 family protein — MRVARSLVLVALLPLFAACQLLDGPRESASHVGQTRMQGQLTAVDGKLLFQPCNEQRSYVVNDTGGTSVLQEAATLADDQGKLFADVRGRIVANGADSRLDLEQLYRVERSGTACDDPNFKLLILRAAGHGPEWNVKVSGKGMVIDRAGQPPLALPYVEEQLGDGRFNLSTEANNQRIELWVAPQRCVDSSTGSVQHMSAELRIDGQVQRGCGYFGGSRND; from the coding sequence ATGCGTGTTGCCCGTTCCTTAGTGCTTGTTGCCCTGCTTCCGCTGTTCGCTGCCTGCCAGTTGCTTGATGGCCCGCGCGAAAGTGCTTCCCATGTGGGCCAGACCCGCATGCAGGGCCAGTTGACGGCGGTCGACGGCAAGTTGCTGTTCCAGCCATGCAATGAGCAGCGCAGTTATGTGGTCAACGACACCGGCGGCACCAGTGTCCTGCAAGAGGCCGCAACCCTGGCCGATGATCAGGGCAAGTTGTTTGCTGACGTGCGAGGCCGGATCGTTGCCAATGGTGCCGATAGCCGGCTCGATCTGGAACAGCTCTACCGCGTCGAGCGCTCAGGTACGGCGTGCGACGATCCCAATTTCAAACTGCTGATCCTGCGCGCCGCCGGCCATGGCCCTGAATGGAACGTCAAAGTCAGCGGCAAAGGCATGGTCATCGACCGCGCCGGTCAGCCCCCCCTGGCCCTGCCGTATGTTGAAGAGCAGCTGGGCGATGGCCGCTTCAACCTCAGCACCGAAGCCAATAATCAGCGCATCGAGCTCTGGGTCGCGCCGCAACGTTGCGTCGACAGCAGCACCGGCAGCGTGCAGCACATGAGCGCCGAGCTGCGCATCGATGGCCAGGTGCAACGCGGCTGTGGGTATTTCGGCGGATCGCGTAACGACTGA
- a CDS encoding antitoxin Xre-like helix-turn-helix domain-containing protein — MTALPLAQAFTKDQCVTGLRAAVGILEKWQASGDQACRILRISRSTYSRAKQRDPDWSVSLDSDQMQRISFILNIHATLRLVFDNPENVYGFPAMANENEFFNGRTPLEIMSQGDMISLYETFRRIDVLRGAQW; from the coding sequence ATGACAGCTCTCCCCCTGGCACAAGCATTCACCAAAGACCAGTGCGTGACTGGCCTGCGAGCCGCTGTAGGCATACTCGAAAAGTGGCAGGCGTCGGGCGATCAGGCCTGTCGGATCCTGCGTATTTCCCGCAGTACGTACTCCCGGGCAAAGCAGCGCGATCCCGATTGGTCCGTCAGTCTGGATTCAGACCAGATGCAGCGCATCAGTTTTATTCTCAACATCCACGCCACGCTGCGCCTTGTCTTTGATAACCCTGAAAACGTCTATGGTTTTCCGGCGATGGCGAACGAAAACGAGTTCTTCAACGGGCGTACCCCGCTCGAAATCATGTCTCAGGGGGATATGATTTCCCTGTACGAGACGTTTCGGCGAATCGACGTGCTGCGAGGCGCACAATGGTGA
- a CDS encoding PLP-dependent cysteine synthase family protein: MMSDNRQWAREAIRIIEADFQRSADTHLIPLPLPGLPGIELYFKDESSHPTGSLKHRLARSLFLYALCNGWLKPGAPVIEASSGSTAISEAYFARLLGLPFIAVMPATTSKEKIAQIAFYGGKSHLVDDPTQIYAESERLAREHDGHFIDQFTYAERATDWRANNNIAESIFQQMRFEQHPEPSWLISSSGTGGTTATLGRYVRYRQHCTRVLCADAERSVFFDYYQTGDASLRLDCGSRIEGIGRPRVEASFLPKVIDAMVKVPDALSLAAMHYLAQRLGRRVGGSSGTNLIGALMAAQQMVAAGESGSIVAILCDGGERYATTYYDQAWLKVQGYELSGLLDAVAASVERGEPLPASVLRANI, from the coding sequence ATCATGAGCGACAACCGACAGTGGGCCCGCGAAGCCATCCGGATCATCGAAGCCGACTTCCAGCGCAGCGCCGATACCCACCTGATCCCCTTGCCGCTGCCGGGGTTGCCGGGCATCGAGTTGTACTTCAAGGATGAGTCGAGCCATCCCACCGGTAGCCTGAAACATCGGCTGGCGCGCTCGTTGTTCCTCTACGCCCTGTGTAACGGCTGGCTCAAACCCGGTGCGCCGGTGATCGAAGCCTCCAGCGGCTCGACGGCGATTTCCGAGGCGTACTTCGCCCGGTTGCTGGGATTGCCGTTCATTGCGGTGATGCCCGCGACCACGTCCAAGGAAAAGATCGCGCAGATCGCTTTCTACGGTGGCAAGAGCCATCTGGTGGACGATCCGACGCAGATATACGCCGAGTCCGAACGCCTGGCTCGCGAACACGACGGGCACTTCATCGATCAGTTCACTTACGCCGAGCGCGCCACCGACTGGCGGGCGAACAACAACATCGCCGAATCGATCTTCCAGCAGATGCGCTTCGAGCAGCACCCGGAGCCGAGCTGGCTGATTTCCAGCTCCGGCACCGGCGGCACTACCGCGACGCTGGGCCGTTACGTGCGCTATCGCCAGCATTGCACCCGCGTGCTGTGCGCTGATGCCGAGCGTTCGGTGTTCTTCGATTATTACCAGACCGGTGATGCCAGCCTGCGTCTGGATTGCGGGTCACGGATTGAAGGCATTGGTCGGCCACGGGTGGAAGCGTCGTTCCTGCCCAAGGTGATCGATGCGATGGTCAAAGTGCCGGATGCGTTGTCGCTGGCGGCCATGCATTACCTGGCGCAGCGTTTGGGGCGACGGGTCGGCGGATCGAGCGGGACCAACCTGATCGGCGCTTTGATGGCCGCCCAGCAGATGGTGGCGGCGGGGGAATCGGGGTCGATCGTGGCGATTCTGTGCGATGGCGGCGAGCGCTATGCCACCACCTATTACGATCAGGCCTGGCTCAAGGTCCAGGGGTATGAGTTGAGTGGTTTGCTGGATGCCGTGGCGGCGAGTGTCGAGCGCGGCGAGCCGCTGCCGGCCAGCGTGTTGCGCGCCAATATCTGA
- a CDS encoding LysR family transcriptional regulator, which produces MSEMDDLAAFAVLIEAGSFTLAAQQLGCSKGQLSKRISLLETRFCVVLLQRTTRRLSLTAAGAALLPQAQALVVQVERARQALARLKDDMAGPVRMTVPVSLGETFFDGALLEFSRQYPEVQIELELNNNYRDLSRDGFDLAIRSEVANDERLVARPLLAWHEMTCASPAYLERFGEPLTPQALAEHRCLLNSHYSGREEWLYHQQHELLRVRVSGPFASNHYNLLKKAALADAGIARLPSYLLQEELADGRLRWLLRDYQTRSMPMYLVHPYQGGLPKRTHVLADYLIGWFKRSGEALDRLRR; this is translated from the coding sequence ATGAGCGAAATGGATGACCTGGCGGCATTCGCGGTGTTGATCGAGGCGGGCAGTTTCACCCTGGCCGCTCAACAGCTGGGTTGCAGCAAGGGACAACTCTCCAAGCGCATCAGCCTGCTGGAAACACGGTTTTGCGTGGTGTTGCTGCAACGCACCACACGCCGCTTGAGCCTGACGGCGGCGGGCGCGGCGCTGTTGCCGCAAGCTCAGGCGCTGGTGGTGCAGGTGGAGCGTGCGCGTCAGGCTTTGGCGCGGTTGAAAGATGACATGGCCGGCCCGGTGCGGATGACGGTTCCGGTCTCACTGGGGGAAACGTTCTTCGACGGAGCACTGCTGGAGTTTTCCCGGCAGTATCCCGAGGTGCAGATCGAGCTGGAGCTCAACAATAACTACCGCGACCTGTCCCGGGACGGGTTCGACCTGGCGATCCGTTCGGAAGTGGCCAACGATGAACGCTTGGTCGCCCGACCGCTACTGGCCTGGCACGAGATGACCTGCGCCAGCCCCGCGTACCTTGAGCGATTCGGTGAACCGCTGACGCCTCAGGCCCTGGCGGAACATCGCTGCCTGCTCAACAGCCATTACAGCGGTCGCGAAGAATGGCTTTATCACCAACAGCACGAGTTGCTGCGGGTGCGAGTGTCGGGACCGTTTGCCAGCAACCACTACAACCTCTTGAAGAAGGCCGCGCTGGCGGATGCGGGCATTGCGCGTTTGCCGTCGTACCTGCTGCAAGAGGAATTGGCTGACGGGCGTTTGCGCTGGCTCCTGCGCGATTATCAGACTCGCAGTATGCCGATGTACCTGGTGCACCCGTATCAGGGCGGTTTGCCGAAACGCACCCACGTGCTGGCGGATTATTTGATCGGTTGGTTCAAGCGCAGCGGCGAGGCGTTGGATCGGCTTCGGCGGTGA
- a CDS encoding recombinase family protein, producing MKQVVAYARVSTDDQSLSVAGQFAAIKIAAEANGWEIVAEFTDQGVSGSIDPLERPQCRLALAMAKGMGCPVIVHRLDRLGRDHAHFVTLQKKFKFIEAEDVHGSGLVRNIKSLLAEEELMKIRQRTKTGLAELKVLALLDTKEGAEARQKIANRDAGRRAAWAVGNGAAVQAKAVNANNRAKALEAELKACLYDGQPTFAAIAKCLNAKGITTERGSAFQPMTVKRLMERLNLSLV from the coding sequence ATGAAACAGGTAGTGGCTTACGCACGGGTTAGTACAGACGATCAGTCACTTTCCGTAGCTGGTCAGTTCGCCGCTATCAAGATCGCAGCAGAGGCCAACGGGTGGGAGATTGTTGCTGAGTTCACTGATCAAGGCGTCTCAGGCAGCATCGACCCCCTAGAGCGTCCACAGTGCAGACTTGCCTTAGCCATGGCGAAAGGTATGGGTTGCCCGGTCATCGTTCACCGCCTCGACCGTCTTGGCCGTGACCACGCTCACTTCGTCACCTTGCAAAAGAAATTCAAGTTCATCGAAGCTGAAGACGTACATGGCAGTGGTCTGGTGCGCAACATCAAGAGTCTGCTGGCCGAAGAAGAATTGATGAAGATTCGCCAACGTACAAAGACTGGATTAGCAGAATTGAAAGTGCTGGCTCTTCTTGATACCAAGGAGGGTGCTGAGGCTCGCCAGAAGATTGCCAATCGGGATGCTGGCCGTAGGGCTGCATGGGCTGTGGGGAATGGTGCTGCTGTACAGGCTAAGGCTGTCAACGCCAATAACCGTGCAAAGGCATTGGAAGCTGAACTGAAAGCCTGCCTGTACGATGGTCAACCAACATTCGCCGCCATCGCCAAATGCTTGAACGCTAAAGGTATAACCACCGAACGCGGGAGCGCATTCCAACCCATGACAGTGAAGCGTCTGATGGAACGATTGAACCTGTCTCTTGTATGA
- a CDS encoding colicin E3/pyocin S6 family cytotoxin produces MAGNKDIPRVQNPPSGDGHHITHRYMTATELAERDARQNAYDAMLARQQAFEDSLQVTAKKDDVVRAGCVFAKSCKLPDAIIDYTNPSGVVPTDSLKDYGELVLLGAREADESGVVPLKKISSTAIPAGFGSFALTGSAFAALPAVAASTAAATLAGLVALIIPSSLGDSSLYTEDQLRALKQARTRVRLQVEQQADGSLKGYGFYTGKNRDWEMVDVAQFTLRGSQQVAELGDGIELIWTPAEDGSNILGIPALEAAPQAPHIWVYPPTKAADSIIVNPVYPPEYKDFILVFPADSGVLPVYIVVSRPQLNYHQKPDSLPAFPGAKWATPKTPIKGGGGLRPRWKDRSGTIYEWDFQHGAVEKYNKRGKHLGEFNHETGTQNKPADPTRKVEP; encoded by the coding sequence GTGGCTGGCAACAAGGACATTCCCCGGGTTCAAAACCCACCGTCAGGCGACGGGCATCACATCACCCACCGCTACATGACGGCCACCGAACTGGCGGAGCGGGACGCCAGGCAAAACGCCTACGACGCCATGCTGGCGAGGCAGCAGGCCTTCGAAGACAGCCTTCAGGTCACGGCAAAAAAGGACGACGTTGTCCGCGCCGGATGCGTGTTCGCCAAGTCCTGCAAGCTGCCCGACGCCATCATCGACTACACGAATCCCTCCGGCGTTGTTCCGACTGACAGCCTGAAAGATTACGGCGAACTGGTTCTGCTTGGTGCTCGTGAGGCCGATGAAAGCGGTGTCGTGCCGCTCAAGAAAATCAGTAGCACTGCGATTCCAGCAGGTTTCGGCAGCTTTGCTTTGACCGGCTCAGCGTTCGCCGCACTGCCCGCAGTCGCCGCCAGCACCGCTGCGGCCACCTTGGCAGGCTTGGTGGCCCTGATCATACCGTCGAGCCTTGGCGACAGCTCGCTCTACACCGAAGATCAACTGCGCGCCCTTAAACAGGCCCGTACTCGCGTTCGCCTGCAAGTCGAACAACAGGCTGACGGCAGTCTCAAGGGATACGGGTTCTACACCGGCAAAAACCGTGACTGGGAGATGGTCGATGTCGCGCAATTCACCTTGCGTGGCAGTCAGCAAGTGGCTGAGCTTGGGGATGGTATCGAGCTGATCTGGACACCGGCCGAGGACGGTTCAAACATCCTTGGCATCCCAGCTTTGGAAGCCGCACCGCAAGCACCGCACATCTGGGTTTATCCGCCGACGAAGGCGGCTGACAGCATCATCGTGAACCCGGTGTATCCGCCTGAGTACAAGGATTTCATTCTTGTGTTTCCGGCGGATTCGGGGGTGTTGCCGGTTTATATTGTGGTGAGCAGGCCTCAGCTTAACTACCATCAAAAACCTGACTCTCTCCCAGCTTTTCCAGGCGCTAAATGGGCTACCCCAAAAACCCCAATCAAAGGTGGCGGAGGGTTGCGCCCACGCTGGAAGGATAGAAGCGGAACGATTTACGAGTGGGACTTCCAGCATGGAGCCGTTGAAAAGTACAACAAGCGTGGAAAACACTTGGGCGAGTTCAACCATGAAACTGGCACTCAGAACAAACCAGCAGATCCAACAAGGAAGGTAGAACCATGA
- a CDS encoding Rap1a/Tai family immunity protein, translated as MKAWIAAGIALVGALVSSGAMADGNELADQCRVYTGLMNGEKLRDPMKDNPLKAGLCLGEVQGAVELMGYLGSGVSKDMKWCSPETASNDDAVRATIEYMSKNPDVMSKRKIDVIWLAMRDKWPCNE; from the coding sequence ATGAAGGCATGGATAGCGGCAGGGATTGCGTTGGTTGGGGCACTGGTAAGTAGTGGTGCTATGGCTGATGGAAATGAACTCGCTGACCAGTGCCGGGTGTACACGGGTTTAATGAATGGCGAAAAACTACGTGATCCAATGAAAGACAATCCCTTGAAGGCTGGATTGTGCCTAGGTGAAGTTCAAGGAGCTGTAGAGCTAATGGGCTACCTAGGAAGTGGAGTGAGCAAGGATATGAAATGGTGCTCCCCTGAAACGGCAAGCAATGATGATGCTGTTAGAGCCACTATTGAGTATATGAGCAAGAATCCTGATGTCATGAGCAAGCGTAAGATCGATGTCATCTGGCTTGCAATGCGAGACAAATGGCCTTGTAACGAATAA